A DNA window from Gigantopelta aegis isolate Gae_Host chromosome 4, Gae_host_genome, whole genome shotgun sequence contains the following coding sequences:
- the LOC121372262 gene encoding extensin-like, translating to MWKPPNTAHQRKTTQIEEVPAPAVSATVPLEEDELDEPDTAICVTPSNRPPAPTPTQALLDVSPILSTTPVEAQARKEPVVKRRKANTPPSATPPKPTRPSEPPQPETEPEGWWPLQAGRLQ from the exons atgtGGAA ACCGccgaacaccgctcaccagAGGAAGACGACCCAGATAGAAGAGGTTCCGGCCCCGGCTGTCTCGGCTACCGTCCCCTTGGAAGAAGACGAATTGGACGAGCCTGACACAGCCATCTGTGTCACCCCGTCCAATCGGCCTCCTGCACCTACTCCTACTCAAGCGCTTCTGGACGTGTCGCCGATCCTGTCAAcgacacccgttgaggcgcaggcccggaagGAGCCAGTTGTGAAGAGGAGGAAGGCGAACACTCCCCCGAGTGCAACTCCACCCAAGCCAACTCGCCCCTCTGAACCGCCGCAGCCGGAGACAGAACCAGAGGGGTGGTGGCCACTGCAGGCCGGCCGTCTCCAATAG
- the LOC121371971 gene encoding beta-1,4-N-acetylgalactosaminyltransferase bre-4-like isoform X1, which translates to MVTTVVILKPGHFFKYCCLLLALLVTLEFVFNFAAHYNVSAGLSLFINAVVPISWKKMRSGRHGVVHDDFTQCVSHKPLCPEVPPHLDGSIKVKKKALSFRLLDNMNSDLRPGGRWCPPGCVSRHHVAVIIPYRDRPSHLKVFLRNIHPFLQKQQLDYTVYVIELVPNIPFNRALLFNIGFVESVKQHNYSCFIFHDVDLIPENDRNLYICSGEPRHLSVAIDKHKYRLLYSTIFGGAIALSREHFIKVNGFSNKYFGWGGEDDDMFKRLQRQNMSIIRYSSDVARYKMLAHPKDVPNPNRLKLLYEGLKRFHRDGINSLRYTVVKTEFRRLFTWILVSVNPDDVMKEENTTEATHNT; encoded by the exons ATGGTGACCACCGTTGTTATACTAAAGCCTGGTCACTTCTTCAAGTACTGCTGTCTGCTGCTGGCTCTGCTCGTCAccctggagtttgtcttcaactTCGCCGCTCACTACAACGTCTCTGCAGGGCTGTCACTGTTTATCAATGCCGTCGTGCCCATTTCCTGGAAGAAGATGAGGTCTGGTCGCCATGGCGTTGTACACGACGACTTCACTCAGTGTGTCAGTCACAAACCACTGTGTCCAGAAGTTCCTCCTCACTTAG ATGGCTCTATAAAAGTGAAGAAGAAGGCACTGAGTTTTCGTCTGCTGGACAACATGAACTCTGACCTCCGACCTGGAGGTCGCTGGTGTCCGCCCGGCTGTGTGTCGCGACACCACGTCGCCGTCATCATTCCGTATCGAGATCGACCGTCACACCTGAAGGTTTTTCTTCGGAATATTCACCCCTTTCTACAGAAACAGCAGCTCGATTATACAGTCTACGTTATTGAACTG GTGCCAAACATTCCGTTCAACCGAGCACTGCTGTTCAACATTGGATTTGTGGAGTCTGTCAAACAACACAACTATTCCTGCTTCATTTTCCACGATGTCGACCTCATTCCCGAGAATGACAGGAATCTCTACATCTGTAGTGGAGAGCCTCGACATCTGTCTGTCGCCATTGACAAACACAAATACAG ATTGCTGTATTCCACTATATTTGGTGGTGCCATTGCCTTGTCGAGAGAACATTTCATCAAAGTTAACGGTTTCTCCAACAAGTATTTCGGCTGGGGAGGGGAGGATGACGACATGTTTAAGAG attACAGCGTCAGAACATGTCCATTATTCGATATTCGTCTGATGTCGCAAGATACAAGATGCTTGCTCACCCTAAAGATGTTCCAAACCCCAACAG ATTAAAGCTGCTGTATGAAGGGCTGAAACGATTCCACCGAGATGGCATCAACAGTCTGCGGTACACTGTCGTAAAGACGGAATTCAGAAGACTCTTCACGTGGATCCTCGTTAGCGTCAACCCAGACGATGTCATGAAG GAAGAGAACACTACAGAGGCCACACATAATACCTGA
- the LOC121371971 gene encoding beta-1,4-N-acetylgalactosaminyltransferase bre-4-like isoform X2, with product MVTTVVILKPGHFFKYCCLLLALLVTLEFVFNFAAHYNVSAGLSLFINAVVPISWKKMRSGRHGVVHDDFTQCVSHKPLCPEVPPHLDGSIKVKKKALSFRLLDNMNSDLRPGGRWCPPGCVSRHHVAVIIPYRDRPSHLKVFLRNIHPFLQKQQLDYTVYVIELVPNIPFNRALLFNIGFVESVKQHNYSCFIFHDVDLIPENDRNLYICSGEPRHLSVAIDKHKYRLLYSTIFGGAIALSREHFIKVNGFSNKYFGWGGEDDDMFKRLQRQNMSIIRYSSDVARYKMLAHPKDVPNPNR from the exons ATGGTGACCACCGTTGTTATACTAAAGCCTGGTCACTTCTTCAAGTACTGCTGTCTGCTGCTGGCTCTGCTCGTCAccctggagtttgtcttcaactTCGCCGCTCACTACAACGTCTCTGCAGGGCTGTCACTGTTTATCAATGCCGTCGTGCCCATTTCCTGGAAGAAGATGAGGTCTGGTCGCCATGGCGTTGTACACGACGACTTCACTCAGTGTGTCAGTCACAAACCACTGTGTCCAGAAGTTCCTCCTCACTTAG ATGGCTCTATAAAAGTGAAGAAGAAGGCACTGAGTTTTCGTCTGCTGGACAACATGAACTCTGACCTCCGACCTGGAGGTCGCTGGTGTCCGCCCGGCTGTGTGTCGCGACACCACGTCGCCGTCATCATTCCGTATCGAGATCGACCGTCACACCTGAAGGTTTTTCTTCGGAATATTCACCCCTTTCTACAGAAACAGCAGCTCGATTATACAGTCTACGTTATTGAACTG GTGCCAAACATTCCGTTCAACCGAGCACTGCTGTTCAACATTGGATTTGTGGAGTCTGTCAAACAACACAACTATTCCTGCTTCATTTTCCACGATGTCGACCTCATTCCCGAGAATGACAGGAATCTCTACATCTGTAGTGGAGAGCCTCGACATCTGTCTGTCGCCATTGACAAACACAAATACAG ATTGCTGTATTCCACTATATTTGGTGGTGCCATTGCCTTGTCGAGAGAACATTTCATCAAAGTTAACGGTTTCTCCAACAAGTATTTCGGCTGGGGAGGGGAGGATGACGACATGTTTAAGAG attACAGCGTCAGAACATGTCCATTATTCGATATTCGTCTGATGTCGCAAGATACAAGATGCTTGCTCACCCTAAAGATGTTCCAAACCCCAACAGGTAG